The proteins below come from a single Zea mays cultivar B73 chromosome 8, Zm-B73-REFERENCE-NAM-5.0, whole genome shotgun sequence genomic window:
- the LOC100285781 gene encoding ABC transporter I family member 10 isoform 2 (isoform 2 is encoded by transcript variant 2): protein MTHGLAVGFGSLRCGPSVSSSSATIHRTLVAPPRRSLRICSSTFPPPPAPAIEGRDVSLSVTTRRGRVLPVLKGCSLLVPPGQLWMLLGPNGCGKSTLLKVVMPTVGSDVAFGLGKLKLPLDEVRLRVSKSLDAVGMLSYSQRPIQTLSGGQKQRVAIAGALAEASKVLLLDELTTFLDEHDQIGVINAVRDSVAADGEVAALWVTHRLEELKYADGAIYMEDGQIIIQGDVSTISKFIKKKQARYFGHFEL from the exons ATGACGCACGGCCTCGCCGTCGGCTTCGGCTCCCTCCGCTGCGGTCCCTCCGTGTCGTCGTCCTCTGCCACCATTCATCGCACCCTGGTCGCTCCCCCTCGTCGAAGCTTACGGATATGCTCCTCGACCTTCCCTCCTCCACCCGCGCCCGCCATCGAGGGTCGTGACGTCAGCCTCTCGGTGACCACGCGGCGGGGCAGGGTGTTGCCGGTGCTTAAGGGATGCTCCCTCCTTGTCCCGCCCGGGCAGCTCTGGATGCTCCTCGGCCCCAACGGCTGCGGCAAGTCCACGCTGCTCAAG GTTGTGATGCCTACAGTGGGATCTGATGTAGCATTTGGTCTCGGTAAGCTCAAACTTCCGTTAGATGAGGTCAGGTTAAGGGTATCAAAATCTTTGGATGCCGTTGGGATGTTGAGCTACTCTCAG AGGCCAATCCAAACTCTGAGTGGTGGGCAGAAACAGAGAGTTGCAATTGCTGGTGCGTTAGCTGAAGCATCCAAAGTATTACTGCTGGACGAACTGACCACATTCTTAGATGAACATGACCAG ATAGGCGTGATAAATGCAGTGAGGGACTCTGTGGCTGCCGATGGGGAGGTCGCCGCATTATGGGTGACTCATCGGTTGGAAGAGCTGAAATATGCAGATGGTGCCATCTATATGGAAGATGGCCAGATAATCATTCAAGGCGACGTCTCTACCATATCAAAATTTATAAAGAAAAAACAGGCACGCTACTTTGGTCATTTTGAACTCTAA
- the LOC100284740 gene encoding F-box domain containing protein, with translation MEAAPRRQQQQQEEEEEGCPCGGPEAADHFERLHDAVLLDVLNRIGDVKALGRCALVSRRFHALVPLVDSVFVRVDCVIPDDPPSSSSAGAAPGSPPHQAPAPTARGRGALARVARALLGGVARPIHALGQILSSAAATVSRRSEPLPASPPPAPVADVSHHSPSEVLRSFRELRRLHIELPTGELGIDDGVLLKWKADFGSTLGSCVILGASSVSSKSPAGSAQAETAAADSAAAAPDTGRETEEPGSLPDSLYTNGGLKLRVVWTISSLIAASARHYLLHPIICNHGTLESLDLTDADGQGVLTMDKRQLQELRVRPVSPSGSSHRTLMPALSMRLHYAPLIELPGGTLLKGATLVAIRPSEDALREGQGVAGPAGTCWISEAFEEPYRTAAKVLLKRRAYCLEMNSF, from the coding sequence ATGGAGGCGGCgccgcggcggcagcagcagcagcaggaggaggaggaggaggggtgcCCGTGCGGCGGGCCCGAGGCCGCGGACCACTTCGAGCGGCTCCACGACGCGGTGCTGCTCGACGTCCTCAACCGCATCGGCGACGTCAAGGCGCTCGGCCGCTGCGCCCTCGTCTCGCGCCGCTTCCACGCGCTCGTGCCGCTCGTCGACTCCGTCTTCGTCCGCGTCGACTGCGTCATCCCCGACGACCCACCCTCTTCCTCCTCCGCGGGCGCCGCACCGGGCTCCCCGCCGCACCAGGCGCCGGCGCCAACCGCGCGCGGGCGCGGCGCGCTCGCGCGCGTCGCGCGCGCCCTGCTCGGCGGCGTCGCTAGGCCCATCCACGCGCTCGGCCAGATCCTCTCCTCCGCCGCGGCGACCGTCTCCCGGCGCTCCGAGCCACTTCCCGCTTCCCCGCCGCCCGCGCCCGTTGCGGACGTCTCCCACCACTCGCCCTCCGAGGTGCTCCGCTCCTTCAGGGAGCTGCGGCGCCTTCACATCGAGCTGCCCACGGGCGAGCTCGGCATTGACGACGGCGTGCTCCTTAAGTGGAAGGCCGACTTCGGCTCCACCCTCGGCAGCTGCGTGATCCTCGGCGCCTCGTCGGTCTCGTCCAAATCGCCGGCAGGGTCCGCTCAGGCGGAAACTGCTGCGGCCGACAGCGCGGCCGCCGCTCCCGATACCGGTAGGGAGACTGAAGAGCCGGGGAGCCTGCCTGATTCTCTCTACACAAATGGAGGGCTTAAGCTCCGCGTTGTCTGGACCATCAGCTCCCTGATTGCCGCGTCGGCGAGGCATTACTTGCTGCACCCGATTATCTGTAATCACGGAACGCTTGAGAGCTTGGACCTGACAGATGCCGACGGGCAAGGGGTGCTCACCATGGACAAGAGGCAGCTGCAGGAACTGCGGGTGCGGCCCGTCTCTCCATCAGGGAGCTCGCACCGCACACTCATGCCGGCACTCAGTATGCGTCTGCACTACGCACCACTCATTGAACTGCCTGGGGGAACGCTGCTGAAAGGTGCAACACTAGTGGCGATCAGACCAAGCGAGGATGCCTTGAGGGAGGGCCAAGGGGTTGCAGGTCCTGCTGGTACATGCTGGATTTCAGAGGCCTTTGAGGAGCCATATCGGACTGCGGCAAAGGTGCTCCTCAAGAGAAGGGCATATTGCCTTGAAATGAACTCGTTCTGA
- the LOC100285781 gene encoding ABC transporter I family member 10 isoform 1 (isoform 1 is encoded by transcript variant 1), with translation MTHGLAVGFGSLRCGPSVSSSSATIHRTLVAPPRRSLRICSSTFPPPPAPAIEGRDVSLSVTTRRGRVLPVLKGCSLLVPPGQLWMLLGPNGCGKSTLLKVLAGFQNPTAGTVYINRPCSYVFQNPDHQVVMPTVGSDVAFGLGKLKLPLDEVRLRVSKSLDAVGMLSYSQRPIQTLSGGQKQRVAIAGALAEASKVLLLDELTTFLDEHDQIGVINAVRDSVAADGEVAALWVTHRLEELKYADGAIYMEDGQIIIQGDVSTISKFIKKKQARYFGHFEL, from the exons ATGACGCACGGCCTCGCCGTCGGCTTCGGCTCCCTCCGCTGCGGTCCCTCCGTGTCGTCGTCCTCTGCCACCATTCATCGCACCCTGGTCGCTCCCCCTCGTCGAAGCTTACGGATATGCTCCTCGACCTTCCCTCCTCCACCCGCGCCCGCCATCGAGGGTCGTGACGTCAGCCTCTCGGTGACCACGCGGCGGGGCAGGGTGTTGCCGGTGCTTAAGGGATGCTCCCTCCTTGTCCCGCCCGGGCAGCTCTGGATGCTCCTCGGCCCCAACGGCTGCGGCAAGTCCACGCTGCTCAAG GTTTTAGCAGGTtttcagaatccaacggccggtaCAGTGTATATAAACAGACCATGCAGCTATGTCTTCCAAAATCCTGATCACCAG GTTGTGATGCCTACAGTGGGATCTGATGTAGCATTTGGTCTCGGTAAGCTCAAACTTCCGTTAGATGAGGTCAGGTTAAGGGTATCAAAATCTTTGGATGCCGTTGGGATGTTGAGCTACTCTCAG AGGCCAATCCAAACTCTGAGTGGTGGGCAGAAACAGAGAGTTGCAATTGCTGGTGCGTTAGCTGAAGCATCCAAAGTATTACTGCTGGACGAACTGACCACATTCTTAGATGAACATGACCAG ATAGGCGTGATAAATGCAGTGAGGGACTCTGTGGCTGCCGATGGGGAGGTCGCCGCATTATGGGTGACTCATCGGTTGGAAGAGCTGAAATATGCAGATGGTGCCATCTATATGGAAGATGGCCAGATAATCATTCAAGGCGACGTCTCTACCATATCAAAATTTATAAAGAAAAAACAGGCACGCTACTTTGGTCATTTTGAACTCTAA